The following are encoded in a window of Platichthys flesus chromosome 19, fPlaFle2.1, whole genome shotgun sequence genomic DNA:
- the shc3 gene encoding SHC-transforming protein 3, whose product MLHRTKYNRFRNESVTSVDDLLHGLSMNPKVSATPQSAAETSYTPPTELQSSTTTTTAPSTAIGHGSDHLEDGGTLCTLINKVSNLKFSNSGSLLGIKGLPSAVKDLAVSKLQGGGGSGPGSSGGPSPSAASTAAAAVSGVGGSMCSLASHSTPCSQPETAVSMSKKSRLDELQPGGEDWNTGGGGGLVSKPSRGWLHSCEKISGPGVTYIVKYLGCIEVLRSMRSLDFTTRSQITREAISLVCEAVPGTKGALRKRKPPSKALSSILGKSNLQFAGMSINLNISTSSLNLMTPDCKQIIANHHMQSISFASGGDPDTTDYVAYVAKDPVNRRACHILECADGLAQDVISTIGQAFDLRFQQYLQCPSSKLSSTHDRVLNVEELPWTEEEEESAEHPYYNNIPGKMPPPGGFIDTRLTNQNAAADGCQVGPGSVDQTYYQGRHCGENWGDERKPIFLQQGSFDISSLPESKGQAPKTAEMPMYVNTQQIDAQVLAVLQAEAENVTKGLSAAAKDSPRKDLFDMKPFEDAIHSQSHPPGQGQAQSVVSGLHKAASMDNSSPLLVRSLAFRAQEELEGKTWYHGKMSRRDAEKLLREDGDFLVRKSTTNPGSYVLTGMHNGLAKHLLLVDPEGTVRTKDHIFDSISHLIGHHRDNNLPIVSAGSELCLLQPVGRKQ is encoded by the exons ATGCTTCACCGTACCAAATACAACCGCTTCAGGAATGAGTCAGTAACATCTGTCGATGATCTTCTCCACGGCCTGTCCATGAATCCCAAGGTCTCGGCTACCCCCCAGTCTGCAGCCGAGACATCTTACACACCCCCGACTGAGCTCcagtcctccaccaccaccaccaccgctccCAGCACTGCCATCGGCCACGGGTCTGACCACCTGGAAGATGGAGGCACCCTCTGTACCCTCATCAACAAGGTGTCCAACCTGAAATTCAGCAACTCAGGCAGCTTGCTGGGCATCAAGGGTCTGCCCTCGGCTGTCAAGGACCTGGCTGTATCTAAGCtgcaggggggtgggggatcGGGCCCAGGCAGCTCCGGTGGCCCGAGCCCCAGTGCGGCATCAACAGCAGCGGCGGCAGTCTCTGGCGTGGGCGGCTCTATGTGCAGCTTGGCCTCCCATTCGACCCCCTGCTCGCAGCCGGAGACAGCTGTCAGCATGAGCAAGAAGAGCAGGCTGGATGAGCTCCAGCCCGGTGGAGAGGACTGGAAtacaggtggaggtggtggactGGTAAGCAAACCCTCCAGAGGGTGGCTACACTCGTGCGAGAAGATCTCCGGTCCAGGGGTGACATACATTGTTAAG TATCTGGGCTGTATAGAAGTTCTTCGGTCAATGAGATCGCTGGATTTCACCACAAGGTCACAGATAACAAG ggAAGCCATCAGCCTGGTGTGTGAGGCTGTTCCAGGGACCAAAGGAGCTCTGCGGAAGAGAAAG CCACCGTCCAAAGCTCTGTCGAGTATCCTGGGCAAGAGCAACCTGCAGTTCGCTGGCATGTCCATCAACCTGAACATTTCCACCAGTAGCCTCAACCTGATGACCCCCGACTGCAAACAG ATCATTGCAAACCATCACATGCAGTCCATCTCCTTCGCATCAGGAGGAGACCCT gaCACAACAGATTATGTTGCCTATGTAGCAAAGGACCCAGTTAACAGAAGAG CGTGTCACATCCTGGAGTGCGCTGACGGACTGGCCCAGGACGTCATCAGTACCATCGGCCAGGCCTTCGACCTTCGCTTTCAGCAGTATCTGCAGTGTCCCTCAAGCAAGCTGTCCTCCACACACGACAG gGTATTAAACGTGGAGGAGTTGCCATGgactgaagaagaggaggagtcagcTGAACATCCGTACTATAACAACATCCCTGGAAAGATGCCCCCACCTGGAGGCTTCATCGATACCCggctgaccaatcagaatgcagcagctgatGGATGCCAG GTGGGCCCAGGTTCGGTAGATCAGACATATTACCAGGGGCGGCACTGTGGAGAAAACTGGGGAGATGAAAGAAAGCCCATATTCTTACAACAGG GATCATTTGACATAAGCAGTCTGCCGGAGAGTAAAGGTCAGGCACCGAAAACAGCAGAGATGCCCATGTACGTGAACACGCAGCAGATTGATGCCCAGGTACTCGCAGTCCTCCAGGCAGAGGCGGAGAATGTGACCAAGGGCCTGTCAGCTGCAGCCAAGGACAGCCCGAGGAAGGACCTGTTTGACATGA AGCCCTTTGAGGATGCGATACATTCTCAGTCGCATCCGCCGGGCCAGGGACAGGCCCAGTCCGTGGTGTCTGGTCTTCACAAGGCGGCATCCATGGATAACTCGAGCCCTCTTCTAGTGCGTTCACTGGCCTTCCGGgcgcaggaggagctggagggcaAGACATGGTATCACGGCAAAATGAGCCGTCGCGACGCTGAGAAGCTACTGAGAGAAGACGGGGACTTCCTGGTCCGCAAGAGCACGACCAACCCTGGGTCCTATGTACTGACGGGCATGCACAATGGACTTGCCAAACACCTGCTGCTGGTGGACCCGGAGGGCACG GTACGGACAAAAGATCACATATTTGACAGCATTAGCCACCTTATTGGCCATCACCGTGACAACAATCTGCCTATTGTGTCGGCCGGGAGTGAActgtgtctcctgcagcctgTTGGGAGGAAACAGTGA